In one window of Pedosphaera parvula Ellin514 DNA:
- a CDS encoding PulJ/GspJ family protein, whose amino-acid sequence MNLIKPINKARSSRSAFTFIEVMVGMAIMLVLFTSLFAGLTMGLSVTQMSRENLRATQIITDKLEGLRLYTWGQLTDPSYLNTSFANYFFETNNIQSTNSQGNGIIYTGTITVTNFPFATSYTTNCRLVTVTVGWSSGGVDHSRSMVTVYSEKGLQNYVIYGN is encoded by the coding sequence ATGAATTTGATTAAACCGATCAACAAAGCGCGCTCGAGCCGATCAGCCTTCACCTTTATTGAGGTAATGGTGGGGATGGCGATCATGCTGGTTTTATTTACCTCCTTGTTTGCTGGATTGACCATGGGACTGAGCGTGACTCAAATGTCTCGTGAAAATCTGCGCGCAACCCAGATTATAACGGATAAATTGGAAGGTCTTCGGCTTTATACCTGGGGTCAATTGACGGATCCCAGCTATCTCAACACCTCTTTCGCGAACTACTTTTTCGAAACCAATAACATCCAATCGACCAACAGCCAGGGAAACGGAATTATTTATACTGGCACTATCACAGTAACTAATTTTCCATTCGCCACCTCATATACTACGAACTGCCGGCTCGTGACAGTCACGGTCGGTTGGTCTTCAGGAGGGGTTGACCACTCTCGCAGCATGGTGACAGTTTACAGTGAAAAGGGTTTACAAAACTACGTTATTTACGGCAATTAA
- a CDS encoding DUF7305 domain-containing protein, which produces MNKMWISCFKAGMWLVVCVVVTLVCGRFSVRGEDAPFITRFVRTNSQPLCWISYTNCSDRNFDYFVQSSSNLVDWVDTQAVRGSISNRTVIRSVVIASPKQSFHRIVKTPHINVPMFSMAIQAGSNITFMGNGIVIDSFDSSSSVYSSWSTNSLWGTNLVYDILKRNDHGDVGTDSSLTDSAMLGNAAIYGKLHTGPGSSTATAQIGANGIVGDLAFQAGGGNGFQTNAWLYDMNVAFTPVVAPSGPALPAPSYSTYSNIISVFNFNQADQLYVLNQPLNGQVVVSAPNVVIWAKAGINFSGTTGGLFIAPGAGVVIYVGDNSGSSVSVNLNGQGGVNANGYAKNCQIYGMTTCTSIDMVSYAAFVGTIYAPNADLRAGSGGNNTADSSGAIIAKSITLSGHWNFHYDENLKNSGLYW; this is translated from the coding sequence ATGAATAAAATGTGGATTTCCTGCTTTAAGGCGGGCATGTGGTTGGTGGTTTGCGTCGTTGTAACGTTGGTCTGCGGGAGGTTTTCTGTCCGGGGTGAGGACGCGCCCTTCATCACTCGCTTTGTTCGAACGAATTCACAACCCCTTTGCTGGATTTCGTACACGAATTGTAGCGACAGAAATTTCGACTATTTCGTGCAGAGTTCGAGCAATCTGGTCGATTGGGTGGACACCCAGGCGGTGCGAGGGTCAATATCGAACAGGACAGTGATTAGATCCGTGGTGATTGCGTCACCCAAGCAAAGCTTCCATCGCATCGTCAAGACGCCGCACATCAATGTTCCGATGTTTTCCATGGCCATTCAGGCGGGTTCGAACATTACCTTCATGGGAAACGGTATTGTAATTGACAGCTTTGATTCCAGTTCCAGTGTTTACAGCAGTTGGTCAACGAATTCGCTATGGGGAACCAATCTGGTTTATGACATCCTTAAACGCAATGATCATGGAGATGTCGGGACCGACTCATCGTTGACAGATTCTGCCATGCTGGGCAATGCGGCCATTTACGGCAAATTGCACACCGGTCCAGGCAGTTCAACCGCCACCGCACAAATTGGCGCGAATGGTATCGTTGGAGATCTGGCTTTTCAGGCTGGCGGCGGCAACGGCTTTCAAACTAATGCCTGGTTGTACGACATGAACGTCGCCTTTACTCCTGTGGTGGCACCAAGTGGCCCCGCCCTTCCAGCACCAAGCTATAGCACCTATTCTAACATCATCAGCGTTTTCAATTTCAATCAGGCTGATCAGCTCTACGTACTCAACCAACCGCTGAATGGACAGGTTGTCGTGAGCGCTCCAAATGTTGTAATATGGGCAAAAGCAGGGATCAACTTCTCTGGTACCACAGGCGGACTCTTCATTGCCCCGGGCGCCGGTGTAGTCATCTACGTAGGCGACAACAGCGGCAGCTCAGTAAGCGTCAACCTTAACGGTCAGGGCGGCGTCAATGCCAATGGCTACGCAAAGAATTGCCAAATCTACGGCATGACTACCTGCACCAGCATCGATATGGTCAGCTATGCCGCCTTTGTGGGAACCATTTATGCTCCCAATGCAGACCTGCGGGCTGGCAGTGGCGGTAATAATACCGCGGATTCCAGTGGAGCCATCATTGCAAAAAGCATCACATTGAGTGGGCACTGGAATTTCCATTACGATGAGAATTTAAAAAATAGTGGGCTGTATTGGTAA
- a CDS encoding diacylglycerol/lipid kinase family protein: MRTCVIFNPTAKGDKARRFRRNLDRIGAECTLKQTTHAGAARTLAAEAVQEGFNIIVAAGGDGTVNEVLNGIGDAPDGFKRACLGVFPLGTVNVFAKELGLPTEISQAWEIIKAGQETTIDLPAVKFAGAGGASESRYFAQLAGAGLDARAIELVDWQLKKKLGPLAYVWAGMMALRGKPAQITVTNGTSSATGALVLVGNGRFYGGRYRVFPEADLQDGQLEVVVFPRANWLTLARCSGMFLAGQALPASVAKSFKAHTLTLTSTSPTPLEVDGDNIGHLPAVMSIQRQALRVVVPGKG; this comes from the coding sequence GTGCGCACCTGTGTCATTTTCAACCCAACTGCCAAAGGCGACAAGGCGAGACGGTTTCGTCGCAATCTGGACCGTATTGGGGCAGAGTGCACGTTGAAGCAGACCACGCACGCCGGGGCGGCACGCACACTGGCGGCGGAAGCGGTACAGGAAGGTTTTAACATCATCGTCGCGGCGGGTGGTGATGGGACCGTCAATGAAGTGCTGAACGGCATCGGGGATGCGCCTGACGGATTTAAGCGTGCGTGCCTGGGTGTGTTTCCACTGGGAACGGTAAATGTCTTTGCGAAGGAGCTGGGTTTACCAACGGAGATCAGCCAAGCCTGGGAAATCATCAAAGCGGGACAAGAGACCACCATCGATTTGCCAGCGGTGAAGTTTGCCGGGGCAGGCGGCGCTTCCGAGAGCCGTTATTTTGCACAATTGGCAGGCGCAGGTCTGGATGCCCGGGCGATTGAGTTGGTAGACTGGCAATTGAAGAAGAAGCTGGGACCCCTGGCTTATGTGTGGGCGGGAATGATGGCCTTGCGAGGCAAACCTGCCCAGATCACGGTGACCAATGGAACATCCTCAGCCACCGGGGCGTTGGTACTCGTCGGCAACGGCCGGTTTTATGGCGGCAGATACCGCGTTTTTCCAGAGGCCGACCTGCAGGATGGACAATTGGAAGTAGTGGTGTTTCCGCGGGCGAACTGGCTGACCCTGGCACGGTGTAGTGGAATGTTTTTGGCCGGACAGGCTTTGCCAGCCAGCGTGGCGAAATCGTTCAAAGCTCATACACTTACTCTCACCAGCACCTCCCCTACTCCACTGGAAGTAGATGGTGATAATATTGGGCATTTGCCAGCGGTGATGTCGATTCAACGGCAGGCGTTGCGGGTGGTGGTGCCGGGAAAGGGATGA
- a CDS encoding response regulator transcription factor, with protein sequence MIRPTARNTKQASASQAVDSSTEKRIKVALVEDQPEVRESWTRLLNSFPDFACVCACTSGEEALRIIPQEQPDVILMDIFLPRMSGIECTARLKVLLPQTQIVILTAMDDQELVFLALEAGADGYLLKRTKPADLRTALLEVLRGGAPMTGQIARRVIESFRRNAKNRDESVRLSVREEQILLLLSQGYSNKLIASKLELSIDTVCSHLKHVFYKLHVSSRTEAVVRYMASKTERQKPEGL encoded by the coding sequence ATGATCCGACCAACTGCTAGAAATACGAAGCAGGCCAGTGCCAGCCAGGCCGTTGACTCTTCAACGGAGAAGCGAATCAAAGTGGCCCTGGTTGAAGACCAGCCCGAGGTGCGGGAGAGTTGGACGCGGTTGCTCAACTCCTTTCCTGACTTTGCCTGCGTTTGTGCCTGCACCAGTGGAGAAGAAGCCCTGCGAATCATTCCGCAAGAGCAACCGGATGTGATTTTGATGGATATTTTTCTGCCTCGCATGTCAGGCATTGAATGCACGGCACGACTTAAGGTTCTGCTACCCCAGACTCAGATCGTTATTCTCACGGCCATGGATGATCAGGAACTGGTCTTCCTGGCACTCGAAGCGGGGGCAGATGGTTATCTATTGAAGCGAACAAAGCCGGCTGATTTGCGAACCGCCTTGCTGGAAGTGTTGCGCGGAGGGGCGCCAATGACCGGACAAATTGCACGTCGGGTCATCGAGTCGTTTCGCAGGAATGCCAAAAACCGTGACGAATCTGTGCGCCTTTCTGTAAGGGAGGAACAGATTTTGTTGCTGCTCTCGCAAGGCTACTCCAACAAATTAATTGCCAGCAAGCTGGAGTTGAGCATCGACACAGTTTGCAGTCACCTTAAGCACGTGTTTTACAAGCTGCACGTCAGTTCGCGCACGGAAGCTGTGGTTCGCTACATGGCCTCAAAAACTGAACGGCAGAAGCCTGAGGGTTTATAA
- a CDS encoding PilW family protein yields the protein MNLNRHSKESIAKNRNGWTLVEMMISVGLGAVIMAAVASTYIFSNRTLDATANYAELDRQSRNALDKVTGVVREVAKATSISPTSVDLQTLPDAANHFYTVTFRSNNNTLEYIGTNGTTTVLLKGCSYFHFSYFQRTPLPNTTMLFNPASSADDTKVIIMDWVCKKTNYMSITDSESIQTAKVVLRN from the coding sequence ATGAATTTAAACAGACACTCAAAAGAGTCCATTGCGAAGAACCGCAATGGTTGGACGTTGGTGGAAATGATGATCTCAGTCGGACTCGGGGCGGTTATCATGGCCGCAGTTGCAAGCACCTATATTTTCAGCAATCGCACACTTGATGCAACGGCGAATTACGCCGAGTTGGACCGCCAAAGTAGAAATGCGTTGGATAAAGTCACAGGTGTCGTCCGTGAGGTCGCCAAGGCCACAAGCATCAGTCCTACAAGCGTGGATTTGCAAACACTGCCTGATGCCGCAAACCATTTCTACACGGTGACTTTTAGATCTAATAACAACACCTTAGAATACATTGGTACTAATGGGACAACCACTGTCCTTCTAAAGGGGTGCTCGTATTTTCATTTTAGTTATTTTCAAAGAACCCCCCTCCCCAACACCACAATGCTTTTTAACCCCGCATCAAGCGCTGATGACACCAAGGTGATTATCATGGACTGGGTTTGCAAGAAAACCAACTACATGAGCATCACCGATTCAGAGAGTATCCAGACTGCAAAGGTTGTCCTTCGTAATTAA
- the grpE gene encoding nucleotide exchange factor GrpE, producing MNQTEPKLSKIPFIIGDAILVGLAYIIYHQSTRPMTGWQMLFFVLCGALGAWIAVLPFLLEYRAALKLSETNTLTSAVSQIQNVEQLAAQIGAATAQWQNVQEHSAKTVSTADEVAQRIAAEAQGFTEFLQKANDGEKAHLRLEVEKLKRAESEWLQIIIRMLDHTYALHQAAIRSAQSGLIEQLGNFQNACRDVARRTGLAPFIPNAGDPFDPQFHQLADTNAQPQPDAKVGEVVATGYSFQGQLLRAALVTLQTEILERVEEFVEAAPEIAVEEMTQGGDPAPMQVNGQSVPPNLEEQTLL from the coding sequence ATGAATCAGACTGAGCCCAAGCTGTCCAAAATTCCATTCATCATCGGAGACGCTATTCTGGTTGGTCTCGCCTATATTATCTACCATCAGAGCACCCGTCCCATGACGGGTTGGCAGATGCTCTTCTTTGTTCTTTGCGGCGCCTTGGGCGCCTGGATCGCGGTGCTTCCCTTTCTGCTCGAATATCGCGCTGCGCTGAAATTGAGCGAAACCAACACACTCACCTCTGCGGTGTCACAGATCCAAAATGTAGAACAGTTGGCCGCTCAGATTGGTGCCGCCACTGCCCAATGGCAAAACGTCCAGGAACACTCGGCAAAAACGGTCAGCACCGCTGATGAAGTCGCTCAACGAATCGCCGCTGAAGCACAAGGTTTTACTGAATTCCTGCAAAAGGCCAACGATGGCGAAAAGGCGCATCTGCGCCTGGAAGTGGAAAAACTCAAGCGTGCTGAAAGCGAGTGGCTGCAAATAATCATCCGCATGCTGGACCACACGTATGCCCTGCATCAAGCCGCGATTCGTTCCGCTCAATCTGGTTTGATCGAGCAACTCGGCAATTTTCAGAATGCCTGTCGCGACGTTGCCCGGCGCACCGGCTTGGCTCCGTTCATCCCCAATGCCGGCGATCCCTTCGATCCTCAATTCCATCAATTGGCCGATACCAATGCGCAGCCTCAGCCTGACGCGAAAGTGGGCGAAGTCGTTGCCACCGGTTACAGCTTCCAGGGACAATTACTCCGTGCTGCCTTGGTTACGCTGCAAACCGAGATCCTCGAGAGAGTGGAGGAGTTCGTGGAGGCAGCCCCTGAAATCGCCGTGGAGGAGATGACGCAAGGAGGAGATCCTGCACCCATGCAAGTGAACGGCCAGTCCGTCCCTCCCAACCTCGAAGAACAGACGTTGCTCTGA
- a CDS encoding sugar phosphate isomerase/epimerase family protein, translated as MSLKNRFLGGVACAASLVALNFSPALLAEPIPASCKVGDFVVGCQAYTFNRFSVMEAIEKTAQAGGTVIEFYPGQKLSPEQPKAKWDHNASPETIKMVKDQLAKYHIRPVSYGVVYPKGGEAEWRKIFDFAKEMGLYSITTESVGELDLIEKLVKEYDIKVGIHEHKKRPDDANYKIWDPNYVLSLVKDRDARIGACADTGHWASSGVTPLEGIKILKGRIVSLHLKERTEIGKQLPDAIYGTGVSNIKGILDELKDQKFEGPIDIEYENNWDHSVPDVAQCIGFVRGYSTAK; from the coding sequence ATGTCATTGAAAAACAGATTTCTCGGCGGAGTGGCGTGCGCGGCATCCCTGGTTGCGTTGAATTTCAGCCCTGCCCTTTTGGCGGAACCGATTCCGGCTTCCTGCAAGGTGGGCGACTTTGTCGTGGGCTGCCAGGCTTATACGTTCAATCGATTCAGCGTCATGGAAGCAATCGAAAAGACAGCGCAAGCCGGTGGCACGGTCATTGAGTTCTATCCGGGGCAAAAACTGTCGCCGGAGCAGCCGAAGGCGAAATGGGATCACAATGCGTCACCGGAAACCATCAAGATGGTGAAGGATCAACTCGCCAAATATCACATTCGCCCGGTGAGTTATGGAGTGGTTTATCCGAAGGGCGGCGAGGCGGAGTGGCGGAAGATTTTTGATTTTGCCAAAGAAATGGGCTTGTACAGTATCACCACGGAATCGGTTGGCGAATTGGATCTGATTGAAAAGTTGGTGAAGGAATACGACATCAAGGTGGGCATTCACGAACATAAGAAGCGGCCTGATGATGCGAACTATAAGATTTGGGACCCGAATTATGTGTTGAGCCTCGTGAAGGATCGTGATGCACGCATTGGGGCCTGCGCGGATACGGGGCACTGGGCAAGCTCCGGAGTGACACCGCTGGAAGGCATAAAGATTTTGAAGGGGCGCATCGTGAGCCTGCATCTGAAGGAACGGACCGAGATTGGCAAACAATTGCCGGATGCGATTTATGGCACCGGAGTTTCCAACATCAAAGGAATTCTGGATGAGTTGAAGGACCAGAAATTCGAGGGGCCGATTGATATCGAGTACGAGAATAATTGGGATCATTCCGTCCCGGACGTGGCACAGTGCATCGGTTTTGTGCGCGGGTATAGCACTGCGAAGTAA
- a CDS encoding DUF7305 domain-containing protein: protein MKIIRSSHNSYRGSMIIIALTVVAITAIMLGSYLTLVQYQTASVARSQAWNASVAVSEAGIEEGMSLMNRCYPSPKGDKWIWTAGITSDNWSPWASNITSIHRDIYTNGYGVYSYDVAINITGGNPVITATGFVPFASTPWIFGSNQFVGLSFPLQPFVAAAGLSSGGQSAGKITRVVQVDTKLDIIFTRSLSTSNDITMNGGILVDSYNSTNIAFSSWVTNATWGTNLVYNPNKRSDHGDVATDSSLANAADLGKADIYGTLHTGPGSTNTTASLGNGGAVGSLDYINKGGTGFQSNSWSYDMNVSFPPVPVPTTGSPPTPKTGSYLGTNYTYSLSSADQIYQLNQPLSGTVVVTAPNTILWAKAGISFSGQDGLYIAPGASVQIYVGDNSGSPVPCNLTGQGGMNANGYAVNCQLYGLATCTSISMSGNAAFVGTIYAPYADLTGNGGGKDPNDVMGSIIVKSATFNGHFSFHFDEALATSGPARGWIARNWREINYTGN from the coding sequence ATGAAAATAATACGCTCCTCACACAACTCATATCGAGGCAGTATGATCATTATCGCCCTGACAGTTGTGGCCATTACTGCAATCATGTTGGGAAGTTACCTAACATTGGTTCAGTACCAAACTGCCTCCGTGGCGAGATCGCAGGCTTGGAACGCCTCCGTTGCCGTGAGTGAAGCTGGTATTGAAGAAGGGATGTCTCTGATGAATAGATGCTATCCGAGTCCCAAAGGTGATAAGTGGATCTGGACGGCAGGGATTACCTCCGACAACTGGAGTCCGTGGGCAAGCAACATCACGTCCATCCATCGCGATATTTATACCAACGGTTATGGCGTGTACAGTTATGACGTGGCAATCAACATCACTGGCGGAAACCCGGTGATCACTGCCACCGGTTTTGTGCCTTTTGCATCAACTCCATGGATATTTGGCTCGAACCAATTTGTGGGGCTGTCATTCCCGTTGCAACCTTTTGTGGCCGCAGCCGGTCTGTCGAGTGGTGGCCAGTCAGCGGGTAAAATTACGCGGGTGGTTCAGGTCGATACCAAACTTGATATTATTTTCACCAGGTCCCTATCCACCAGTAACGACATCACTATGAACGGGGGTATCCTGGTGGATAGCTACAACTCCACGAACATTGCTTTCAGCTCTTGGGTGACGAATGCCACCTGGGGGACGAACTTGGTTTATAACCCCAACAAACGGAGCGATCATGGAGACGTGGCGACCGACTCATCGTTGGCAAATGCCGCCGATTTAGGCAAGGCCGATATCTATGGCACACTGCATACCGGCCCAGGCAGCACTAACACCACGGCGTCTCTCGGAAATGGTGGCGCGGTTGGAAGCCTTGACTATATCAACAAAGGCGGTACCGGCTTTCAATCAAACTCATGGTCGTATGACATGAACGTCTCCTTCCCGCCCGTACCCGTCCCAACGACTGGGTCGCCTCCTACACCAAAAACAGGCAGTTATCTAGGAACAAACTATACATATAGTTTATCGAGCGCCGATCAAATCTACCAACTCAATCAACCCCTGAGCGGAACGGTTGTTGTAACCGCTCCGAACACAATCCTGTGGGCTAAAGCAGGGATTAGCTTTTCAGGACAGGATGGTCTCTATATTGCCCCAGGTGCCAGTGTGCAAATCTATGTAGGTGACAACAGTGGCAGTCCAGTACCTTGCAACCTTACCGGTCAAGGCGGCATGAATGCGAACGGTTATGCGGTAAATTGTCAACTTTACGGCCTGGCCACCTGCACCAGCATTTCCATGAGCGGCAATGCCGCTTTTGTGGGAACCATTTATGCCCCGTATGCAGACCTGACCGGTAACGGTGGCGGTAAAGACCCCAACGATGTCATGGGCTCCATCATAGTAAAGAGCGCGACGTTCAATGGGCACTTTAGTTTCCATTTTGATGAAGCTCTGGCAACCAGCGGCCCCGCGCGGGGGTGGATTGCCAGAAACTGGCGGGAGATCAATTACACAGGCAATTAA
- a CDS encoding DUF7305 domain-containing protein — MNIVRVTRFKAGICSVVCVVAMLLGGNFSANGQQLAPSLDLPAMRGGGQLQLKVRGIGNFVYELQGSQDLTNWVPVQQQTADWFTNTAAFQFPATNQWRFFRALGVRESNHPLFQAGLMTLNSIDLNGNNFLSDSYNSYSNYFSSWVTNAVWGTNRVYNVAKRNDHGDVLAMGGITNAPDIGSADIYGRLGTGPAGAISIGPNGAIGQMTWQSGTISGIEPGFSSDQMNMTFPSVAAPTGAGLPPPSYSTYSNIAGVFNFNQAGQLYVLNQPLSGLVVISAPNVVIWAKAGINFSGHDGLFIAPGASVVIYAGDSSGSLVSSNLNGQNGVNENGYAKNCQIYGLHTCTWISMNGYGAFVGTIYAPNADLIGGGGGGNQVADWMGGIAVKSITLNGHLDFHFDEALLLDGPGSPP; from the coding sequence ATGAATATTGTGCGAGTAACGCGTTTTAAAGCGGGTATCTGCTCGGTGGTTTGCGTCGTTGCAATGTTGTTAGGTGGGAACTTTTCTGCGAATGGACAACAACTGGCTCCATCGTTGGATTTACCCGCAATGCGTGGAGGCGGCCAACTGCAGCTCAAGGTGCGGGGGATTGGAAATTTTGTTTATGAGCTGCAGGGCTCGCAGGATTTGACGAACTGGGTTCCGGTGCAGCAACAGACAGCCGATTGGTTCACGAATACTGCAGCTTTTCAATTTCCAGCCACGAACCAGTGGCGGTTTTTTCGGGCATTGGGAGTCAGGGAAAGCAACCATCCATTGTTTCAGGCCGGTTTGATGACGTTAAACAGCATCGATTTAAATGGGAATAATTTTCTTTCCGATAGTTACAATTCATATAGCAACTATTTCAGTTCCTGGGTGACAAACGCCGTGTGGGGAACGAACCGTGTTTATAATGTAGCCAAACGCAACGATCATGGCGATGTGCTTGCGATGGGAGGAATCACAAACGCTCCGGATATCGGATCGGCAGACATTTATGGAAGGCTTGGGACGGGACCAGCAGGCGCAATCTCAATCGGTCCGAATGGAGCAATAGGCCAGATGACATGGCAGAGCGGTACAATCTCTGGGATTGAACCGGGTTTCAGCAGCGATCAGATGAATATGACATTTCCCTCCGTAGCGGCACCAACTGGGGCCGGTCTCCCACCGCCAAGCTACAGCACCTATTCTAACATCGCCGGCGTTTTCAATTTCAATCAGGCTGGTCAACTCTACGTTCTCAACCAACCGCTGAGTGGACTGGTTGTTATAAGCGCTCCAAATGTAGTAATATGGGCCAAAGCAGGGATCAACTTCAGCGGCCATGATGGACTTTTTATTGCGCCGGGCGCCAGTGTAGTCATCTACGCTGGTGACAGCTCTGGCAGCCTAGTAAGCTCCAACCTTAACGGTCAGAACGGCGTCAATGAAAATGGCTACGCAAAAAATTGCCAGATTTACGGCTTGCACACCTGCACGTGGATTTCAATGAATGGATACGGGGCTTTTGTAGGAACCATTTATGCACCAAATGCCGATCTGATCGGCGGCGGCGGGGGCGGAAATCAGGTAGCTGATTGGATGGGGGGCATTGCAGTAAAAAGCATAACGCTAAATGGCCACTTAGATTTCCATTTTGATGAAGCGTTATTGTTGGATGGGCCAGGCAGTCCACCGTAA